The Desmodus rotundus isolate HL8 chromosome 3, HLdesRot8A.1, whole genome shotgun sequence genome includes a region encoding these proteins:
- the SNRPF gene encoding small nuclear ribonucleoprotein F yields the protein MSLPLNPKPFLNGLTGKPVMVKLKWGMEYKGYLVSVDGYMNMQLANTEEYIDGALSGHLGEVLIRCNNVLYIRGVEEEEEDGEMRE from the exons AGTTTGCCCCTCAATCCCAAACCTTTCCTCAATGGGTTAACAGGGAAGCCAGTCATGGTGAAACTTAAGTGGGGAATGGAGTACAAAGGCTACCTGGTGTCTGTAGATGGCTATATGAACATGCAG cttGCAAATACAGAAGAGTACATAGATGGAGCATTGTCTGGACACCTGGGTGAAGTTTTAATAAG GTGTAATAATGTCCTTTATATCAGGGGtgttgaagaagaggaagaagatgggGAGATGAGAGAATAG